In one Thunnus maccoyii chromosome 12, fThuMac1.1, whole genome shotgun sequence genomic region, the following are encoded:
- the si:rp71-1g18.1 gene encoding zinc finger protein 415 translates to MSAGVVDIQAQVESVLAALVKVASVELTKLFESRYRASALDVQLGRTEDGKENETVESLSKGNRKRSIGVQVDEDINAQLQLSGSPLPSDGDCMREYREEEGDEEEEEEEEEEGCLIPPDILLTEDNGRDDPEWSPLKEQVVAETVDMAGISVLETGSSTDSDPQTEDLHVSADLRHGSSQSSPAKQKLLVIQPDTSDVTSGDKVKFVCPLILKPESPAAKPENTEKPVQAEPQQACVSTAKGTAYSPSPSDGAVTPAQVKVWELTHTPKDMKNHLQMKLKLTSPDKKLMRPCAVQLVNVLTVPETEVKSQFDGANSKIPWPLPKDLRRHQGLHTGHRLCCFTSCGNGIWRLQKVVTHSRDGYTCSVCTKTFKRRKILRRHERFHTGEKPYPCSVCSKTFALRKSLRRHLRFHTGERPHTCTQCGKSFRLRDNLKAHLRFHTGEKPFSCTTCGKMFRITRNLEKHKLSQCGFFVPSFRTIAGI, encoded by the exons ATGTCGGCAGGCGTCGTGGACATCCAGGCGCAGGTGGAGTCTGTTCTGGCTGCGCTGGTCAAAGTCGCCTCGGTGGAGTTAACCAAACTGTTCGAGAGCAGATACCGAGCCTCGGCTCTGGATGTGCAGCTGGGCCGCACCGAGGACGGAAAGGAAAATGAAACCGTGGAGAGTTTATcgaaaggaaacagaaaacgCAGCATCGGCGTGCAAGTGGACGAAGACATTAATGCGCAGTTACAGCTTTCTG GTTCCCCACTCCCCTCAGATGGGGATTGTATGAGAGAgtacagggaggaggagggggatgaggaggaggaggaggaggaggaggaggaggggtgccTCATTCCACCAGACATCCTCCTTACTGAAGATAATGGCCGTGATGACCCCGAGTGGTCGCCCCTGAAGGAACAG GTTGTGGCAGAGACTGTGGATATGGCGGGGATCAGCGTCCTTGAAACGGGGTCCTCAACAGATAGTGATCCACAAACTGAAGATTTGCATG TCTCTGCAGATCTAAGACATGGATCTTCACAAAGCTCTCCAGCTAAACAGAAGCTTCTTGTGATCCAGCCAGACACAAGTGACGTTACTTCAGGGGACAAGGTGAAGTTTGTTTGCCCGTTGATCCTTAAGCCAgagtctcctgcagcaaaacCTGAAAATACAGAGAAGCCAGTTCAAGCAGAGCCTCAGCAAGCCTGTGTCAGCACCGCTAAGGGTACTGCCTACAGTCCGTCCCCATCTGATGGAGCTGTGACTCCAGCACAGGTTAAGGTTTGGGAATTGACCCACACGccaaaagacatgaaaaacCATCTCCAGATGAAACTGAAGCTGACCTCTCCCGACAAAAAGCTGATGCGCCCCTGTGCAGTTCAACTGGTGAATGTGCTCACTGTACCTGAGACGGAGGTTAAATCTCAGTTTGATGGTGCTAACAGCAAAATACCATGGCCTCTGCCCAAAGATCTCCGTCGACACCAAGGTCTTCACACTGGCCATCgcctctgctgcttcacctCATGTGGAAACGGAATCTGGCGGCTCCAGAAGGTCGTCACCCACTCCCGTGACGGCTACACTTGCAGCGTCTGCACAAAAACGTTCAAACGGCGGAAGATTCTCCGGCGGCATGAGCGCTTCCACACAGGTGAAAAACCGTACCCGTGTTCAGTGTGCTCTAAGACGTTCGCACTCAGAAAGAGCCTCCGCCGCCACTTGAGATTCCATACGGGGGAGAGACCTCACACCTGCACGCAGTGTGGCAAAAGCTTCCGTCTCCGAGACAATCTGAAAGCACACCTGAGgtttcacacaggagagaagcctTTCAGCTGCACCACATGTGGCAAGATGTTCAGGATCACAAGAAATCTGGAGAAACACAAACTCAGCCAGTGTGGGTTCTTTGTCCCTTCATTCAGAACGATTGCTGGCATTTAG